The following are encoded together in the Streptomyces flavofungini genome:
- a CDS encoding methylated-DNA--[protein]-cysteine S-methyltransferase — protein sequence MNAMGHDEQDRDERPEPDARSGAVWAVVASDIGPLLLAATEAGLVTVVFHATDGVRDKALERLASRLGAAPVEDPGSPLLAEPIRQLRAYFAGERRDFALPLDWSLISGFNRQVLRELAAGVPFGTVVGYGDLASRVGQPGAAQAVGMAMGANPLPVVVPCHRVVESDGGIGGFGGGLETKRQLLALEGVLPEPLF from the coding sequence ATGAACGCCATGGGGCACGACGAGCAGGACCGGGACGAGCGTCCGGAGCCGGACGCGCGGTCCGGCGCGGTGTGGGCCGTCGTCGCCAGCGACATCGGCCCACTGCTGCTTGCCGCGACCGAAGCGGGCCTGGTCACGGTCGTCTTCCACGCCACGGACGGCGTGCGCGACAAGGCACTGGAGCGCCTGGCCTCCCGTCTCGGCGCCGCGCCGGTCGAGGATCCCGGCTCGCCGCTGCTCGCCGAGCCCATACGCCAGTTGCGGGCGTACTTCGCCGGGGAGCGGCGCGACTTCGCGCTGCCGCTGGACTGGTCGCTGATCTCCGGCTTCAACCGCCAGGTGCTCCGTGAGCTCGCGGCAGGCGTGCCCTTCGGGACGGTCGTGGGCTACGGGGACCTGGCCAGCCGCGTCGGCCAGCCCGGCGCGGCCCAGGCCGTGGGCATGGCGATGGGCGCCAATCCGCTGCCGGTCGTGGTGCCCTGCCACCGGGTGGTGGAGAGCGACGGCGGCATCGGCGGGTTCGGCGGCGGCCTGGAGACGAAGCGGCAGCTGCTCGCGCTGGAGGGGGTGCTTCCCGAGCCGCTGTTCTGA